A genome region from Brassica oleracea var. oleracea cultivar TO1000 chromosome C2, BOL, whole genome shotgun sequence includes the following:
- the LOC106318757 gene encoding F-box protein At1g67340, producing MLPARKTKKDFYSAGAGDCVFMPGRKRRRCVSSSPISSAPKSKAGSDLLDSIPEDLVVSILRRLASTSRSPADFINVLMTCKRLNSLAARPLVLSKLSRKAFAVKAQNWSEAAHRFLKRCVDAGNLEACYTLGMIRFYCLQNRRNGASLMAKAAIGSHAPSLYSLAVIQFNGSGGSKNDKDLRAGVALCARAAFLGHVDALRELGHCFQDGYGVPQNVSEGRRFLVQANARELAAVLSSGIKAHRSWLTLSQPQISNPNQSHGCPLLSDFGCNVPAPETHPANKFLADWFAVRGGGSLGDGLRLCSHGGCGRPETRKHEFRRCSVCGVVNYCSRACQALDWKLRHKVDCAPMEQDAAYDGEGNGQIDGDNVLVVPMS from the exons ATGTTGCCCGCAAGAAAAACCAAGAAAGATTTCTACTCCGCCGGTGCCGGAGACTGCGTCTTTATGCCGGGAAGGAAACGACGGCGATGTGTTTCTTCTTCTCCCATTTCTTCGGCGCCGAAATCTAAAGCAGGATCCGATTTGCTAGACTCAATCCCAGAAGATCTTGTTGTTTCTATCCTTCGTAGACTTGCTTCCACATCTCGAAGCCCCGCTGATTTCATCAACGTTTTGATGAC ATGTAAGAGATTAAACAGTTTAGCTGCCCGTCCTCTTGTTCTGTCGAAATTGTCTCGAAAAGCGTTCGCCGTAAAAGCTCAAAATTGGTCGGAAGCAGCTCACCGGTTTCTTAAACGCTGCGTCGACGCCGGAAATCTCGAAGCTTGCTACACTCTCGGAATG ATTCGGTTTTACTGTCTGCAAAACAGAAGAAACGGCGCGTCGCTGATGGCAAAAGCAGCGATCGGATCACACGCGCCGTCGTTATACTCTTTAGCCGTGATCCAGTTCAACGGGAGCGGCGGTTCCAAGAACGACAAGGATCTTCGAGCCGGAGTAGCTCTATGCGCGCGTGCGGCTTTCTTAGGACACGTTGACGCGCTACGTGAGCTTGGTCACTGTTTCCAAGATGGTTACGGTGTTCCACAAAATGTCTCAGAAGGCCGGAGATTCCTCGTTCAAGCCAACGCTCGTGAACTCGCCGCCGTTTTATCTTCCGGAATCAAAGCTCATCGATCGTGGCTCACTTTATCACAGCCTCAAATCTCTAATCCTAACCAAAGCCATGGTTGTCCGTTGCTGAGTGATTTTGGATGCAATGTGCCGGCGCCAGAAACACATCCGGCGAATAAGTTTTTAGCGGATTGGTTCGCCGTTAGAGGCGGAGGTTCCCTCGGAGATGGGTTGAGGTTGTGCTCTCACGGCGGATGTGGACGGCCGGAGACGAGGAAACATGAGTTCCGGAGGTGTTCTGTTTGTGGCGTTGTGAATTACTGCTCACGCGCTTGTCAAGCGCTTGATTGGAAACTCCGGCATAAAGTGGATTGTGCTCCGATGGAACAAGATGCAGCCTATGACGGAGAAGGCAACGGTCAGATTGACGGTGATAACGTATTGGTGGTGCCTATGAGTTAA